In Tachysurus vachellii isolate PV-2020 chromosome 10, HZAU_Pvac_v1, whole genome shotgun sequence, the following proteins share a genomic window:
- the exo1 gene encoding exonuclease 1 → MGIQGLLQFLKEASEPVHVQKYRGHTVAVDTYCWLHKGAFSCAEKLAKGEPTDQFVLYCMKLVDMLLSYGVKPVLVFDGRNLPSKQEVEKARRERRQANLQRGKQLLREGKVAEARDCFTRCVNVTPSMAQQVIKAARARGVDCLVAPYEADAQLAFLNKSGIAQAIITEDSDLLAFGCKKVILKMDKQGNGLEISQCHLGRCRSLGDVFTEEKFRYMCILSGCDYLPSLYGIGLGKACKLLRMANNPDILTVIRKLGQYLKMNITVPDEYIDGFVKANNTFLYQLVFDPINRKVLPLNPYPENLDPSTLSYAGVNVGDKQGLQMALGNVDINTMERIDDFNPDAPVTRPVKAPRSRGWSDPASVSTSPRVSIWGRGYVPGSVQPQTPSSPQRPTQTRSKDTVVSLRGLKLPHREPPVKRPRQDSAVSDEDMLKQYSSNTKKLCTVTMETKNSIPKETKHFQREPPRPRNRFATLLQWRNQLEDGDGEQEGTRSRFFASSDITETESNESKEESDNCKESDHALSLAGETLSTQRETEMPPQHTSLSAFSWSCSSTETSRPISLTSDRPRTPSMSSGLSVLHQFQRKKENLTWAQSESPQHSAPCSPTEGAVDTETPPGSPPSQDSAYFSQSCSSHSISEDFITGTPSATTSPETEKDLWRDSGCSVTLSEVSAMDEVRSTPTRTKVSGLSRIRPIGQGKGSKIRPSAPARASGLRKAQGKKVTNENSPGLQATISGLWKNFSFNKENPKLNPCKKGEPMSPVKDNVQ, encoded by the exons ATGGGGATTCAGGGACTGCTGCAGTTTCTAAAGGAGGCTTCAGAGCCGgttcatgtgcagaaataccGCGGACACACTGTGGCTGTAGACACTTACTGCTGGCTGCATAAAGGAGCTTTCTCCTGTGCTGAGAAACTGGCTAAAGGAGAACCTACAGACCA gtttgtattgtactgtatgaagTTGGTGGACATGCTCCTGTCCTATGGTGTTAAACCGgtgctggtgtttgatggacGAAACCTTCCAtcaaaacaggaagtggagaAAGCTCgacgaga aCGTCGTCAGGCCAACCTACAGAGAGGCAAGCAGCTGCTGCGAGAGGGGAAAGTGGCTGAGGCTCGAGACTGTTTCACACGCTGTGTTAATGTCACACCCTCCATGGCACAGCAAGTTATTAAG gcagcaAGGGCACGTGGTGTGGACTGTTTGGTGGCTCCGTATGAAGCTGATGCTCAGTTGGCGTTCCTGAATAAATCAGGAATCGCTCAGGCCATCATCACTGAGGACTCAGACTTGCTGGCATTCGGTTGTAAAAAG GTTATATTAAAGATGGATAAGCAGGGGAACGGTCTGGAGATATCACAGTGTCACCTGGGCCGCTGCCGCTCTCTGGGAGACGTCTTTACCGAGGAGAAGTTCCGCTACATGTGTATCCTGTCAGGGTGCGATTACCTTCCATCACTTTACGGCATTGGTCTGGGGAAAGCATGCAAGCTGCTCAGGATGGCCAACAATCCCGATATCCTCACG GTGATCAGAAAGCTTGGTCAGTACCTAAAGATGAACATCACCGTACCTGACGAGTACATCGATGGCTTTGTTAAGGCCAACAACACGTTCCTCTATCAGCTCGTCTTTGACCCCATCAACAGAAAAGTATTGCCTCTTAACCCTTACCCAGAAAACCTGGACCCCAGCACGCTCAGCTACGCCGGAGT GAACGTTGGAGATAAGCAGGGCCTGCAGATGGCTCTGGGTAACGTGGACATTAACACTATGGAAAGGATCGACGATTTTAATCCCGATGCTCCTGTAACACGG CCTGTTAAAGCTCCTCGCAGTCGAGGCTGGAGTGACCCTGCCTCGGTCTCCACCTCACCTCGGGTCAGTATCTGGGGCAGAGGTTATGTACCAGGCAGCGTCCAGCCCCAGACTCCATCATCCCCTCAGAGACCTACTCAAACCAGAAGCAAGGACACCGTCGTGTCCCTGCGGGGCCTCAAACTGCCCCACAGAGAACCACCGGTCAAGAGACCACGACaag ACTCTGCTGTTTCAGACGAAGACATGTTAAAGCAGTACTCATCCAATACAAAGAAACTGTGCACAGTAACCATGGAAACAAAGAACAGCATTCCTAAGGAGACAAAACATTTCCAGAGAGAGCCTCCTCGGCCCCGGAACCGATTTGCCACACTGCTGCAGTGGAGGAACCAATTAGAGGATGGGGATGGAGAGCAGGAGGGAACACGCAGCAG GTTCTTTGCGAGCTCTGATATCACTGAAACTGAATCTAATGAATCAAAGGAAGAATCCGATAACTGTAAGGAATCGGACCACGCCCTGTCGCTAGCTGGAGAAACACTCAgcacacagagggagacagagatgCCACCGCAGCACACCAGCCTGAGTGCTTTCAGCTGGTCCTGCAGCTCCACAGAAACTTCCAGACCCATATCCTTAACATCAGACCGACCCAGAACTCCAAGCATGTCCTCAGGCCTCTCTGTCCTGCACCAGTTCCAGAGGAAGaaggagaacctcacctgggcACAGAGTGAATCTCCTCAGCACTCTGCACCCTGCTCTCCTACAGAGGGCGCTGTTGATACTGAAACGCCTCCAGGTTCTCCTCCGTCTCAGGACAGTGCGTATTTCTCTCAGTCCTGCAGCAGCCACTCCATCAGTGAGGACTTCATCACCGGCACTCCGAGTGCAACAACCTCACCCGAGACG GAGAAGGATCTGTGGAGGGATTCAGGATGTTCTGTGACTCTCAGTGAGGTGTCTGCAATGGATGAGGTCAGATCTACACCCACCAGGACCAAG GTGTCCGGTTTGTCCCGAATCCGTCCCATCGGTCAGGGGAAGGGCAGTAAGATCCGCCCCTCTGCTCCGGCCAGGGCGAGTGGTTTGAGGAAGGCTCAGGGGAAGAAGGTCACCAATGAGAACAGTCCAGGACTGCAGGCCACCATCAGCGGTCTGTGGAAAAACTTCAGCTTTAACAA
- the yipf4 gene encoding protein YIPF4, with translation MQFTPSNGDFTFVSSTGAEELSGTIDAPDIKLNMGSDHTRDAYAANFLRQRGYGWLLEVEEDEAEETKPLLEELDIDLKDIYYKIRCVLMPMPSLGFNRQVVRDNPDFWGPLAVVLLFSMISIYGQFRVVSWIITIWIFGSLTIFLLARVLGGEVSYGQVLGVIGYSLLPLIVIAPLLLFTGAFEIVSTLVKLCGVFWAAYSAASLLVSDEFKTKKPLLIYPIFLLYIYFLSLYTGV, from the exons ATGCAGTTTACACCGAGCAACGGGGACTTTACCTTCGTCTCCTCCACTGGGGCTGAAG aACTGAGTGGGACGATCGATGCCCCGGACATTAAGCTGAACATGGGCAGTGATCACACTCGAGACGCCTACGCTGCTAACTTCCTACGGCAGAGAGGTTACGGGTGGCTgctggaggtggaggaggatgaGGCTGAAGAGACCAAACCCTTACT GGAGGAGCTGGACATTGATCTGAAGGATATCTACTATAAGATCCGGTGTGTGTTGATGCCCATGCCGTCTCTGGGCTTTAACAGGCAGGTGGTCAGAGATAACCCTGACTTCTGGGGGCCGCTGGCAGTTGTGCTGCTTTTCTCCATGATCTCCATCTACGGACAGTTCCGG GTCGTGTCTTGGATCATCACCATTTGGATATTTGGATCACTGACAATCTTCCTGCTGGCCAGAGTCCTCGGTGGAGAG GTTTCATATGGTCAGGTGCTGGGTGTGATCGGATACTCACTGCTCCCTCTCATCGTCATCGCACCTTTACTGCTGTTTACAGGAGCGTTTGAAATCGTCTCGACTCTCGTGAAG CTGTGCGGCGTGTTCTGGGCGGCATATAGCGCTGCGTCTCTGCTCGTCAGCGATGAGTTCAAAACGAAGAAGCCTCTCCTCATCTACCCCATCTTCCTCCTGTACATCTACTTCCTGTCCCTGTACACCGGCGTCTGA